A window from Cryobacterium sp. SO1 encodes these proteins:
- a CDS encoding SDR family NAD(P)-dependent oxidoreductase, with product MKSNSEELQSLSPDTRLAGRTAVVTGSTSGIGEAIARVLAASGAEVVVSGRDAGRAQAVVNTIIAAGGRAHAVVGDLGGTYADIRSFAAEATAALGGQVDILVNNAGIYPATATAALADADLEAVLATNIRAPHVLVAELAPAMAERGSGRVVNVGSWMSRVGVPFGAVYTASKAAVEQMTRTWSAEFGPSGVNVNTVAPGATNTPGNADSAAVLEAMTAGTPAGRPVRPVDIAFAVRYLVSDDATFVHGTVLDVDGGIVNTRLG from the coding sequence ATGAAGTCCAATAGCGAAGAACTCCAGTCCCTCTCCCCCGATACCCGCCTGGCGGGACGCACCGCCGTCGTCACCGGCTCCACCAGCGGAATCGGCGAAGCCATCGCCCGCGTGCTCGCCGCTTCCGGTGCCGAGGTGGTGGTGAGCGGCCGGGATGCCGGCCGCGCCCAGGCCGTCGTCAACACGATCATCGCCGCCGGCGGCCGCGCACATGCCGTGGTCGGCGACCTCGGCGGCACCTACGCCGACATTCGCAGCTTCGCCGCCGAGGCGACCGCCGCGCTCGGCGGGCAGGTCGATATCCTCGTCAACAACGCGGGCATCTACCCCGCCACGGCCACCGCGGCGTTGGCGGATGCCGACCTCGAAGCGGTTCTGGCCACCAACATCCGCGCTCCGCACGTGCTTGTCGCCGAACTCGCGCCGGCGATGGCGGAACGTGGCAGCGGCAGGGTCGTGAACGTCGGCTCGTGGATGTCGCGGGTGGGTGTGCCCTTCGGCGCTGTCTACACGGCGTCGAAGGCCGCGGTCGAGCAGATGACCCGCACCTGGTCCGCCGAGTTCGGGCCCAGCGGTGTGAACGTGAACACCGTGGCACCCGGGGCAACCAACACGCCGGGCAACGCCGACAGCGCCGCGGTGCTCGAGGCGATGACCGCCGGCACCCCGGCGGGCCGGCCGGTGCGCCCCGTCGACATCGCCTTCGCGGTGCGCTACCTGGTCTCCGACGACGCGACGTTTGTGCACGGCACCGTGCTCGATGTCGACGGCGGCATCGTCAACACCCGGCTCGGCTGA
- a CDS encoding PadR family transcriptional regulator: MAPSDQTQMAVLGGLSIAPMTGYALREQIRDALGQFWAESFGQIYPALAALERDGLIERQAALRAGSSTFAITPQGSARLRDLLAEAPHPVKPRNGVLLRLFFGRQLGEEACRRLVMDTRAKAEADLTRLRDIRAELQADPGPDAPYILLTVLAGEHAARASLAWADEALDVLDGIAGSSAVSR, encoded by the coding sequence GTGGCACCCTCAGACCAAACCCAGATGGCCGTCCTCGGCGGCCTCAGCATCGCCCCGATGACGGGCTACGCCCTGCGGGAGCAGATCCGGGATGCCCTCGGGCAGTTCTGGGCGGAGAGCTTCGGGCAGATCTACCCGGCCCTGGCGGCGCTCGAACGCGACGGGCTGATCGAGCGCCAAGCTGCCCTCCGGGCCGGCTCCTCCACGTTCGCCATCACCCCGCAGGGCAGTGCGCGCCTGCGCGACCTCCTGGCCGAGGCGCCGCACCCGGTGAAGCCGCGGAACGGCGTCTTGCTGCGACTGTTCTTCGGGCGCCAACTGGGCGAGGAGGCCTGCCGGCGGCTCGTGATGGACACGCGGGCCAAGGCCGAGGCCGACCTCACCAGGCTGCGGGACATCCGCGCCGAACTGCAGGCCGACCCCGGCCCGGATGCACCGTACATCCTGCTCACCGTGCTGGCCGGTGAGCACGCCGCACGCGCTTCGCTCGCCTGGGCGGATGAAGCGCTGGACGTTCTCGACGGCATCGCCGGCTCGAGCGCGGTGTCGCGATGA
- a CDS encoding ATP-dependent DNA ligase yields MGKFIYGSPAISVEIDDRTLAHLKVVIVAKLRRGESFAFSWERSKESGSGHSSIWLNPAVPLDFEFSGKREATLNRAWLDDLVQLANTPAGLRILPEPPERSPSPT; encoded by the coding sequence ATGGGCAAGTTCATCTACGGGTCGCCGGCGATCTCGGTGGAAATCGATGATCGCACGCTGGCGCACCTCAAGGTCGTGATCGTGGCCAAGCTGCGCCGGGGCGAGAGTTTCGCGTTCTCGTGGGAGAGGTCGAAGGAGTCCGGCAGCGGCCACAGTTCCATCTGGTTGAACCCCGCGGTGCCGCTCGACTTCGAGTTCTCCGGCAAGCGCGAGGCCACGCTCAACCGGGCCTGGCTTGACGATCTCGTACAGCTGGCGAACACCCCGGCCGGCCTGCGTATCCTGCCCGAACCGCCAGAGCGCAGCCCGAGCCCCACCTGA
- a CDS encoding helix-turn-helix domain-containing protein, which yields MSESTFALDEEECRRFQISVELAGRKWSAAILMASARGARRFSDYRTLVEGISDRLLAARLKELQQEGLIERTVQPTTPVSISYNLTPSGRQLISLLRPLVTWSRARQGAVTA from the coding sequence ATGAGCGAGTCCACCTTCGCCCTCGACGAGGAAGAATGCCGCCGGTTCCAGATCTCCGTGGAGCTGGCCGGCCGCAAGTGGAGCGCCGCGATCCTCATGGCTAGTGCCCGCGGCGCTCGCCGGTTCTCCGACTACCGCACCCTCGTGGAGGGCATCTCCGACCGGTTGCTCGCCGCCCGGCTCAAGGAGCTGCAGCAGGAGGGCCTCATCGAGCGCACTGTACAGCCCACCACGCCGGTGTCGATCAGCTACAACCTGACTCCCTCGGGCCGCCAGCTGATCTCGCTGCTACGCCCCCTGGTCACCTGGAGCCGTGCCCGCCAGGGCGCGGTGACGGCGTAG
- a CDS encoding NADPH-dependent F420 reductase — protein MVTTIGILGAGRVGSAIARTALRAGYAVHIAGSGPAADIQLIVDIVTPGAVAMNAAEVAASADLVVLAVPMHKFRSVDPTTLAGRLVLDTMNYWQPIDGRLDEFAGDPRGSSEVVAEHFGGARLVKTLNHIGYHDLETDARPAGADDRHALAIAGDADAASVVAEVIERFGFDAVYAGPLEAGVAFEPGSPVFGGRHTAAELRAELELPALDTEAA, from the coding sequence ATGGTCACCACGATCGGCATTCTCGGAGCGGGCCGCGTCGGCTCCGCCATCGCCCGCACCGCTCTCAGGGCAGGCTACGCCGTGCACATCGCCGGCTCCGGCCCGGCCGCCGATATCCAGCTGATCGTCGACATCGTCACCCCCGGCGCCGTGGCCATGAACGCCGCCGAGGTGGCCGCCAGCGCCGACCTGGTGGTGCTCGCCGTGCCGATGCACAAGTTCCGCTCGGTCGACCCGACCACCCTGGCCGGCCGCCTTGTGCTCGACACCATGAACTATTGGCAGCCCATCGACGGCCGGCTCGACGAGTTCGCCGGCGACCCGCGCGGCAGCAGCGAGGTCGTTGCCGAGCACTTCGGCGGCGCCCGGCTGGTGAAGACGCTCAATCACATCGGCTACCACGACCTGGAGACCGACGCCCGGCCCGCCGGTGCCGACGACCGGCATGCGCTGGCCATCGCCGGCGACGCGGACGCCGCATCCGTTGTGGCCGAGGTCATCGAGCGCTTCGGCTTCGACGCCGTCTACGCCGGACCGCTCGAGGCCGGCGTGGCGTTCGAACCGGGTTCGCCGGTCTTCGGCGGCCGGCACACCGCGGCGGAGCTCAGGGCCGAGCTGGAGCTGCCCGCGTTGGACACCGAAGCGGCATAG
- a CDS encoding MarR family winged helix-turn-helix transcriptional regulator — MSESPRSDPAGDAMTSSAPLAHTLTGFPAAATAFVSALDANRQRIAEDAGVSATELRALFMVSRSVSITPKELAEYLGMTTGAITAIARRLVEAALLHRVDHPGDRRSLYLELTPHGHDVMGGLHHDFSEMLAASTASLNADQLTAFTDALTSVAAEVRTRLARS, encoded by the coding sequence GTGAGTGAATCACCTCGCTCCGACCCGGCCGGAGATGCCATGACCTCATCCGCACCGCTCGCGCACACCCTAACAGGCTTTCCGGCCGCCGCAACGGCGTTCGTCAGCGCCCTCGACGCTAACCGGCAGCGCATCGCCGAGGATGCCGGCGTGAGCGCCACCGAACTACGCGCGCTCTTCATGGTGTCCAGGTCGGTGAGCATCACGCCCAAGGAGCTGGCCGAGTATCTGGGCATGACCACCGGGGCGATCACGGCCATCGCCCGCCGGCTGGTGGAGGCCGCTCTGCTGCACCGGGTGGACCATCCCGGCGACCGCCGCAGCCTCTACCTGGAGCTCACCCCGCACGGGCACGACGTGATGGGCGGCCTCCACCACGACTTCTCCGAGATGCTCGCCGCGTCCACTGCAAGCCTGAATGCCGATCAACTAACCGCTTTCACCGACGCGTTGACCTCGGTCGCCGCCGAGGTACGCACCCGGTTGGCCCGGTCCTGA
- a CDS encoding endonuclease/exonuclease/phosphatase family protein has protein sequence MTDAALIGAVSAPDLQVMTYNIRRRVPTLRPGSPDRWDARKLLVKRLLAAEQPTVLGAQEALVDQVDFVADALGPQYRWVGRGRHAAGHDEHNPIFYDSRRLQLTAWQQRALSATPHAHGSRSWGNLTRRVVVSADFTDLSTGNRLLAFNTHFDHLSWRSRLTSAEFILALVNSAHAAEPDAAIVVTGDLNATVESAVYRRLTGDGALRDSWVVAAERLTPQWGTFSGYRPQRRGGARIDYVLVGPCVEVASTGINAARFDGRSASDHEPVQAVLRQSVLRRSVLRPEHPSAGDRSD, from the coding sequence ATGACCGATGCGGCGCTGATCGGTGCGGTGAGCGCGCCCGACCTGCAGGTGATGACCTACAACATCCGCCGCCGGGTGCCCACCCTGAGGCCGGGCAGCCCCGACCGGTGGGATGCCCGCAAACTGCTGGTGAAACGGCTTCTCGCGGCTGAGCAGCCGACGGTGCTCGGCGCGCAGGAGGCGCTGGTCGACCAGGTGGATTTTGTGGCCGACGCGCTCGGCCCGCAGTACCGGTGGGTGGGCCGAGGCCGGCATGCCGCCGGGCACGATGAGCACAACCCGATCTTCTACGACAGCCGGCGCCTGCAGCTGACCGCGTGGCAACAGCGGGCGCTCTCGGCAACGCCCCACGCGCACGGGTCGCGCTCGTGGGGCAATCTCACCCGGCGGGTGGTGGTGTCCGCCGACTTCACTGATCTCAGCACCGGCAACCGTCTGCTGGCCTTCAACACCCACTTCGACCACCTCTCCTGGCGCTCCCGGCTCACCTCGGCGGAGTTCATCCTGGCCCTGGTGAACAGCGCCCACGCCGCCGAACCTGACGCCGCGATCGTGGTGACCGGCGACCTGAACGCCACCGTGGAATCCGCCGTGTACCGGCGGCTGACGGGGGACGGCGCGCTCCGGGACTCCTGGGTGGTGGCCGCCGAACGCCTGACCCCGCAGTGGGGCACCTTCTCGGGGTACCGACCCCAGCGGCGCGGCGGGGCTCGCATCGACTACGTACTGGTGGGGCCGTGCGTCGAGGTGGCGAGCACGGGCATCAACGCGGCCAGGTTCGACGGACGCTCGGCGTCCGACCACGAACCGGTGCAAGCGGTGCTGCGCCAATCGGTACTGCGCCGATCGGTGCTGCGCCCGGAACACCCCTCCGCCGGCGACCGATCCGACTAG
- a CDS encoding bacteriorhodopsin-like, whose product MIPDILSPGQYDTVYNSLSLVIAAQLFTAVFLLIALPRILPRYRQAITVAIIVCGIAAYHYFRIFDSFREAFVTEAAGGQGDYTQAAGAGFNEGYRYVDWLLTVPLLLVELIAVLALARSVQRGLLMRLVPAAALMILLGYPGEISGDNGIRGLFGLLSTIPFAYILYVLFVQLTKSLNKQPVGVRRILSQLRWLLLLSWGVYPIAYLLPMLNIEGADAWVFKQVGYSIADILAKAVYALIIFRVARIKSFDDDPAFAEVEGSVDEKPVRV is encoded by the coding sequence ATGATTCCCGACATCCTCTCGCCCGGCCAGTACGACACTGTTTACAATTCCCTGTCGCTGGTGATCGCCGCGCAGCTGTTCACGGCGGTGTTCCTGCTCATCGCGCTGCCGCGCATCCTGCCGCGGTACCGGCAGGCGATCACCGTGGCGATCATTGTCTGCGGTATCGCCGCGTACCACTACTTCCGCATCTTCGACTCGTTCAGGGAAGCCTTCGTGACCGAGGCCGCCGGTGGTCAGGGCGACTACACACAGGCTGCCGGAGCCGGGTTCAACGAGGGCTACCGGTACGTGGACTGGTTGCTCACGGTGCCGCTGCTGCTGGTGGAGCTCATCGCCGTCCTCGCCCTGGCCCGGTCGGTGCAGCGTGGCCTGCTGATGCGGCTCGTTCCCGCCGCCGCGCTCATGATCCTCCTCGGCTACCCCGGTGAGATCAGCGGCGACAACGGCATCCGCGGCCTGTTCGGGCTGCTCTCCACCATCCCGTTCGCCTACATCCTTTACGTCCTGTTCGTGCAGCTCACGAAGTCGCTGAACAAGCAGCCCGTGGGAGTGCGCAGAATCCTCAGCCAGCTGCGCTGGTTGCTGCTGTTGAGCTGGGGCGTCTACCCGATCGCCTACCTGCTGCCGATGCTGAACATCGAGGGCGCGGATGCCTGGGTCTTCAAGCAGGTCGGCTACTCGATCGCCGACATTCTGGCCAAGGCCGTCTACGCGTTGATCATCTTCAGGGTCGCCCGCATCAAGTCCTTCGACGATGACCCCGCTTTCGCCGAGGTTGAGGGCTCCGTCGACGAGAAGCCCGTCCGCGTCTGA
- a CDS encoding MBL fold metallo-hydrolase, which produces MSFWICATCGVEHAEDSGACAICADERQGVPATGQRWSTLYDLHEAGVRADLRELEPALFGIESTPHVGIGQQAKLLYTPTGSVLWDPIGFVDNDIASQVLAHGPVRAIVASHPHMFGVQVEWSRALGGVPVLVAEADLAWVARPDPVIEPWSTEVHLLPGVTLVQVGGHFPGSGVIHWAAGARGRGVLLSGDTVFANPDRTSVSFMRSYPNRLPLSGPVVERVARSLERFDFDRLYGNFDTVIQTDARAIVRRSADRHWGWVRGDFDHLT; this is translated from the coding sequence GTGAGCTTCTGGATCTGTGCCACCTGCGGCGTCGAGCATGCCGAGGACTCCGGCGCCTGCGCCATCTGCGCCGATGAACGACAGGGGGTGCCGGCCACCGGCCAGCGCTGGAGCACGCTCTACGACCTGCACGAGGCCGGCGTCCGGGCCGACCTCCGCGAGCTGGAACCCGCTCTGTTCGGCATCGAGAGCACCCCGCACGTGGGCATCGGTCAGCAGGCCAAGCTGCTCTACACCCCCACGGGGAGCGTGCTCTGGGATCCGATCGGGTTTGTGGACAACGACATCGCCAGCCAGGTACTCGCGCACGGCCCGGTGCGCGCGATCGTGGCCAGCCATCCGCACATGTTCGGCGTACAGGTGGAGTGGAGCCGGGCGCTCGGCGGGGTGCCCGTGCTGGTGGCCGAAGCCGACCTGGCCTGGGTTGCCAGGCCCGACCCGGTGATCGAACCCTGGTCGACCGAGGTGCACCTGCTGCCCGGCGTCACCCTGGTGCAGGTGGGCGGGCATTTTCCCGGCAGCGGGGTGATCCACTGGGCGGCCGGAGCCAGGGGGCGCGGCGTGCTGCTCAGCGGCGACACCGTGTTCGCCAACCCCGATCGCACCTCGGTGAGCTTCATGCGCAGCTACCCCAACCGGCTGCCGCTATCGGGCCCGGTGGTGGAGCGCGTAGCCCGCAGCCTGGAGAGATTCGACTTCGACAGGCTTTACGGCAACTTCGACACCGTGATCCAGACGGATGCCCGCGCCATCGTGCGCCGATCGGCCGACAGGCACTGGGGCTGGGTGCGCGGCGATTTCGACCACCTCACCTGA
- a CDS encoding SDR family NAD(P)-dependent oxidoreductase, with amino-acid sequence MTDAAFQGAVSFGAESTALEVVEGIDLHGRSALVTGASSGIGVETARALAEAGASVTLAVRDLAAGARTAADIRASTGNDAVRVAHLDLADLESVRALAAGWSGPLHILVNNAGIMHTPELRTPAGWEMQFAVNHLGHFALATALHPALAAAGGARIVAVSSSGHGSSGIRFDDLFFERDAYDSGLAYGQSKTANVLFALDATRRWADDGITAAALMPGGIWTNLQRHWDPEMLAGMKRRYPGKSPEQGAATSVFVATRATLGVGTPGYYEDCHPAAVVPGIVDGIHGVLPHALDPDAAHRLWDVSAGLVESV; translated from the coding sequence ATGACCGACGCTGCTTTTCAGGGCGCTGTATCCTTCGGGGCCGAGTCCACCGCGCTCGAAGTGGTGGAGGGGATCGACCTGCACGGCCGGTCCGCCCTCGTCACCGGTGCAAGCTCCGGCATCGGGGTGGAGACCGCCCGGGCGCTGGCCGAAGCCGGCGCGAGCGTCACGCTCGCCGTCCGGGACCTCGCGGCTGGCGCCCGCACGGCCGCGGACATCCGTGCGAGCACCGGTAACGACGCGGTACGGGTGGCCCACCTCGACCTGGCCGACCTCGAGTCGGTGCGGGCTCTGGCCGCCGGCTGGTCCGGGCCTCTGCACATCCTGGTGAACAATGCGGGGATCATGCACACCCCCGAGCTACGCACTCCGGCCGGCTGGGAGATGCAGTTCGCCGTGAACCACCTGGGCCATTTCGCGCTCGCCACGGCGCTGCATCCCGCGCTGGCCGCCGCCGGCGGCGCCAGGATCGTGGCGGTGAGTTCGAGTGGGCACGGGTCAAGCGGCATCCGGTTCGACGATTTGTTCTTTGAGCGGGATGCCTACGACTCGGGCCTCGCTTACGGCCAGTCGAAGACCGCGAACGTGCTGTTCGCCCTCGACGCCACGCGGCGGTGGGCGGACGACGGCATCACCGCGGCCGCCCTGATGCCCGGCGGCATCTGGACGAACCTGCAGCGGCACTGGGATCCAGAGATGCTGGCCGGGATGAAGCGCCGGTACCCGGGGAAGAGCCCGGAGCAGGGCGCCGCGACGTCGGTGTTCGTGGCCACCCGGGCGACACTCGGCGTGGGGACGCCGGGCTACTACGAGGACTGCCACCCCGCAGCCGTGGTGCCGGGCATCGTCGACGGCATCCACGGGGTGCTGCCGCACGCACTCGACCCGGATGCCGCCCACCGGCTGTGGGACGTGTCCGCCGGGCTGGTCGAGTCGGTCTGA
- a CDS encoding MauE/DoxX family redox-associated membrane protein, whose amino-acid sequence MTNRRNPPASKARTAGRIALGAILVVAGTSHLTFARDDFRAQVPEFVPLKEDTTVLLSGVAEISLGSALLFAPTSLRGKVGLLAATFFTAIFPGNIAQAVHHKDAFGLDTDAKRIGRLFGQPLLIAWALWSTAALVRRVK is encoded by the coding sequence ATGACGAACCGACGCAACCCGCCCGCATCCAAAGCACGCACAGCGGGCCGGATCGCGCTCGGCGCGATTCTTGTCGTGGCCGGCACGAGTCACCTGACCTTTGCGCGGGATGACTTTCGCGCCCAGGTGCCGGAGTTCGTGCCACTCAAGGAAGACACCACGGTGCTGCTTTCCGGCGTGGCCGAGATCTCGCTCGGCAGCGCACTGCTGTTCGCCCCGACCAGCCTGCGCGGCAAGGTCGGGCTGCTCGCCGCCACCTTCTTCACCGCGATCTTTCCGGGCAACATCGCCCAGGCCGTGCACCACAAGGATGCGTTCGGGCTGGACACCGACGCCAAGCGGATCGGCCGGCTGTTCGGCCAGCCGCTGCTCATCGCCTGGGCACTCTGGTCGACGGCGGCGCTGGTGCGGCGCGTGAAGTAG
- a CDS encoding TetR/AcrR family transcriptional regulator: MEDKKITARGRATRQRIIEATGEQILAAGIGGTTLDTVRAATLTSKSQLFHYFPGGKTELVREVATWEGQQLLEAQEPFIHDLSTWESWNQWRGALVEYYLGLGRWACPIGSLATQGAMTDPDLEAFLGASMAEWRDLLAAGVAKMQVAGQIDRAVDPQRIAVVILAAIQGGLVLSQPMRSAWPLEAALDSALEPLHQAAT; encoded by the coding sequence ATGGAGGACAAGAAGATCACCGCCCGGGGCCGGGCCACCCGGCAGCGGATCATCGAGGCCACCGGTGAGCAGATCCTCGCCGCCGGGATCGGCGGCACCACCCTCGACACGGTGCGAGCGGCCACGCTCACCAGCAAGAGCCAGCTCTTCCACTACTTTCCCGGCGGCAAGACCGAGCTGGTGCGCGAGGTCGCGACCTGGGAGGGCCAGCAGCTCCTCGAGGCCCAGGAGCCGTTCATCCATGACCTGAGCACCTGGGAGTCCTGGAACCAGTGGCGCGGAGCCCTGGTGGAGTACTACCTGGGTTTGGGTCGCTGGGCCTGCCCGATCGGGTCGCTGGCCACCCAGGGCGCCATGACCGATCCCGACCTCGAGGCCTTCCTCGGCGCCAGCATGGCCGAGTGGCGGGACCTGCTGGCCGCGGGTGTGGCGAAGATGCAGGTCGCCGGCCAGATCGACCGGGCGGTCGATCCCCAACGCATTGCCGTCGTGATCCTCGCCGCTATCCAGGGCGGGCTCGTGCTCAGCCAGCCGATGCGTTCGGCCTGGCCGCTCGAAGCGGCCCTCGACTCGGCGCTGGAGCCCTTGCACCAGGCCGCGACCTAG